CGAGGCTTATAATAACTAGAAGCATTTAGAAAATAGTGTTCGGCATACGCCTCATCGTCTGGTCTCTCCTCGTCGCCGTCTCGTAGTGGCGTTTTGCACTTTGCTGGAATCTTGCCACCCCATTTGCTTTTCCCCAATTCCTTGGCCGCCTCAGTCGCTGCCTTAATTTTTCTCAGCGTTTCTTTATCCTCTTTTGGGATCAGGATACACGCACTATATTTCATTTCTCCGCTATCCCCTTCTTTTGGCTCCCAAATATTCGCATAGTTAAGTCGTACTTTCCCTGTAACTACTTTTGTTGTTTGATTGTCGATTGTCATTTCTATCAGTCCTCCCAATCCATGTTTGCAAATTCTTGCTCTAAGCTATTAAATTCTGGTCTTGGATCTGTTTCCGGAACCAACGTAGGCTTACCTTGTGGTTTCACGATTAGATCACCTATCAGATTATTTAGTTGTTTTTTATCAAGCTGTTTCTCAAGTGCTCCTATGCCTAAAAGCTCTCGCGGCTTGAGGTATTTATCAGGGTCAATCTTAGCTGCTTCAAGCTTGGATATGGCTTTCCCTTTGTCCGTTATGAAGCGATTAGACTTACCTTCTACTAGCTTCCACTGCGGGATATTTTCCCCGCTGAGAGCTTTTTCCTTGGCGTAGTCTTCAACATCCTTCGCCCAGGCTTTCAATTGCTGAGCAACAAAGAGAGTAGAACCTATTTCTTCATCCGATAGTAAAGCCGGGTCCTGGAATTCTTGCTGCACGGCTTTCATATTCTCCTCGGCTCTCGCCCGGCAATTGCCTTTTACCTTGCACCATCTGCAATGATCACCGGGCTTAAATTCTCCCTCCCCGGCATAGGCCAATTTCGCCGCTGGTTTGATCACATCTTCCGCCCACGCTAGTAGCTCTTTCACGGTTAACTCTTCTGTGGTGATGCTATCGAGCCGCGGTTGAACGATCGTCATACGCACTTTATCGATCTCATACAGCCAGTTGTAAGCCTCCCAGGCTCCCAGAGCATACAGCCTTATTTGCGGGTTACCAATTGCGGATACAGGCACTTTTCCATATTTAAGGTCTATGACTTCTACGACCCCGTCTGAGATGAGCACAACATCCCCTGTACCAAAACCCTCTGGCACCCACTTGCTATAATCTATCGATTCCTCCAAAGAGACGATAACCTCATTGGATCTAGCTTTATGTTCTAGAAAAATTCCACCAACTCGATCTACATACTCGGATATGTAGTTCTCCATCTCCGCGCAGTAGTACTCTTTAGCCTTTATTTCCTCCATCTTCTGGTCAATCTCTCTACGCTGTTTAGCGTTACAAACCGTTATTTTTCGTCGTAATTTTAGTTCTGCTAGTTCATGCGCCACTGTGCCTTCATCAGCGTACTTATTACGTTTATCTGGAATGTCCTCCGTTAATCTGGCACTAGGCGGACAGGCTATCCACTGGGCTGAACTGGATGCACTTAGGAGCGCATGGGCTCTTTCCGTGTGTCCACTCATAGCGCCTCTAGCTCGGCTAGGAATTCAGCCCGTTTCTCTTCTGGAATGGTACTTATGTTCTTAACTTCAAATTTACTTATGAGAGCTTTAATAGCTTTTTTGGCCTCAGTGCTTTGCTCTGCTTTTTCCTTGGCCTTGGATAACAATTCGGAGGTACTGACTACTTCGGCGGGCTCATCAGGCTGTTTGGCCTCTTCTTGCTTAACTTCTTCCTGCTTGACTACTTGTTTTTTCTGCCGTTTCGGTTTTTCTTCTGCTGCTTTAGTAGTTTCAACGGCGGCTGGTGCCGTTACTGGTACGCCATCTACCAAACTTAATAGTGCGCCTAAATCCCTTTTCAACTCTACTGCATTAGCCGCGTTAATCTTAATCTCAATTGCCATTTCTCTTACTCCTCCTCTGATTTTATAAACTCAATAAGCATAACGTGATCGTAGTTTATGGCTACTTCGTCAGCTATAATCCATCTTGAAGTGTCTGGATGCTTTAAAGACTCAAGAGCCTGTTTAACGTAGTTCGTCTCACCCATAGTAAGCTCTATGACACGACCATTAACCATAGTTAGTCTCCATTTAGTCATCAGTTGTTGCTCACCTCCCTTTCCAAGTCATCTACACAGTAACGGCAAATTTCTTCACCGTTACCACAAGGTTGCAAATACTCATCCGGCGCGTCCTGCCCACATACCATGCAGGTTTTCGGTATTAGCATTTCTTTAACTCTCATATCATCACCAGATTCTTTATCTCTGTGATACAACTCTGACAAATGTTACGATCAAAAAATGTCTGTAAATCGCCACTAATTCCACCACAGAGATAGCAGCCCGGGTTATATTTCTTCAATATAATGCGCTCACCGTCCACATAGATTTCCAGAGCGTCTTTTTCACCAATGCCTAAAGTGCCGCGAAGTTCTTTCGGGATAACTACCCGTCCTAAATGGTCAAGTTTCTTTACAATTCCGGTTGCTTTCATTGGTTTACACCTCCCCCGCACAATTCTTTAAGAATGTTGTCAATATGACAATTAGCCTTTGAGACCGCATATTCTGCGTCTCCCCATGCGAGTTCCCTCTTTATTTCCATTAAGGCGCTCACAAGATTCAATTCCTGTTTAAGATAAGCTTCTAAATTCAGTTCCCGTTTACGGTAAGCTTCTAACTCCTCTTGCAATTTGCATAATTTCTCATCTAGCGACGTTACTGCTACGACTTCATAAAACAACCCAGTGTCTCCATATCTAAACCTAACCGCATAATAAGCTTCCTCTGGAGTGTCATACGTTTCTTCAAGCACCCCGTCTAATTTAATTCCATATCTCATTTCGTTGCGCACCTCTTTTCATTGTGGTATAGTTAATGTAATAATGTTTGCATTCGAACGGTCATCTTGGCGGACAGCCGTTCTAGATTTGTGGGCTTCTTCGATTTCTTTTTCTATTTCTTCTATTTGGGCGGTAATCCACCAGTCCCAAGTGCCATCTTTTTCATGGTGCTTTTTGTTTTGACGATAGATTAGCTTGAGATCCTCAATGCGCCGCCTAGCGGATTTGAAATCGTACATTTGATTTTTCACCTCCTTTCAGAAACTAGTGACAAGTATTCTTTAAGTTGTTTACCAATAAATTCTGTATAGACTGGAGGTATGGCCTCTGCAAGCTCTTCCCTACTCATCCAGTCAATACCGCCCATGGCGAAACCCCAATAGAGTACAATTTGTTTTGATTTTAGTCCTCTAA
This Paenibacillus larvae subsp. larvae DNA region includes the following protein-coding sequences:
- a CDS encoding DUF2800 domain-containing protein — translated: MSGHTERAHALLSASSSAQWIACPPSARLTEDIPDKRNKYADEGTVAHELAELKLRRKITVCNAKQRREIDQKMEEIKAKEYYCAEMENYISEYVDRVGGIFLEHKARSNEVIVSLEESIDYSKWVPEGFGTGDVVLISDGVVEVIDLKYGKVPVSAIGNPQIRLYALGAWEAYNWLYEIDKVRMTIVQPRLDSITTEELTVKELLAWAEDVIKPAAKLAYAGEGEFKPGDHCRWCKVKGNCRARAEENMKAVQQEFQDPALLSDEEIGSTLFVAQQLKAWAKDVEDYAKEKALSGENIPQWKLVEGKSNRFITDKGKAISKLEAAKIDPDKYLKPRELLGIGALEKQLDKKQLNNLIGDLIVKPQGKPTLVPETDPRPEFNSLEQEFANMDWED
- a CDS encoding AbrB/MazE/SpoVT family DNA-binding domain-containing protein — its product is MKATGIVKKLDHLGRVVIPKELRGTLGIGEKDALEIYVDGERIILKKYNPGCYLCGGISGDLQTFFDRNICQSCITEIKNLVMI
- a CDS encoding DUF2815 family protein, which codes for MTIDNQTTKVVTGKVRLNYANIWEPKEGDSGEMKYSACILIPKEDKETLRKIKAATEAAKELGKSKWGGKIPAKCKTPLRDGDEERPDDEAYAEHYFLNASSYYKPRIAKPIGKGSDGKMKFEEITDSSELWSGCYVRVALTFNAFDVSGSRGVNVYLNDIVKIQDGERLGGRPSLEDEFADEEFDDIYDDIDDEDFLG